In Bacteroidota bacterium, the genomic window TAAAATTACAGAACGCTATCAAAAAGTTGGAAAGAAAATCCATCTGAAACACTTAAGCCCTGATTGTAAAAAGCTATTGAAGAATGCTGAACAAATTATTGATGTGAATGTTATGGAGGATCCTACTTATAAAGTTGTGGTAAATAAAGTATAATTATGCCTCTATTTCTATCTGCTGTTGACAAAATGAAAAAGTAATGATCAAAAATCCAATCAATGTTATAAAAAAGCACGTGTAGCTATCATTTCATTCAAGCTATGAATAATAGTGGCGTTATTTTTTCTTTCCAATTAACAAAAGGGAATCATCATCTTCAAACTCTTTATATTTTTCGATTGACAGGATCTCAAAATAGTTTTTAAAAACCTCTGTGAGTCCAGCTTCAGTATGATAATTCACGAAAAGACCTTTGAAAATTTCAGAACCTTCTCCTTTCCAGAATGAATGACAAACTATTCCATCAGAATTTAGAATCTCATATTGTCTTTTCACAGAATCAATTAATTCATTGTCGGTTAGATGATGTATTACTTTATTGGAATAAATCCCATCAAAAGTCTTGTCTGTTTTTAAAGTGATAGCATCCAGCTCAAGGAACTCCCCAATTGGATTTTCATTAATCAGATGATTTAAAAACTCTGTTGAATTATCTGAACCGATGACATTATACGATTCGTTCAAAATTCTCCAATCAGTACCAGGACCAGAGCCGATTTCAAGTATAACTGAATTAGCTGGTAAAACCCGTTTTAGTTTCTCAATTAGTTGTTTCCCTGAAACATCTTTTGCCAAATAAATATACTCATCGACAGATTTTTTGGTTTTATAATATTCTCCTTCCATGTTATATTCTTAATTTTCAAAAACGATTAGTCGCTGTTTTTTTTCTATCTAAGTAATATTATCAAGGAATTTTGATTTTAAGCTTATAACCATAGTTTATGATTAAAAATAGCATGTAGTTCCCATTCGTGCACCAAAAGTATCATACCTGATATTGGGAGCAAAAAATAAATCTATTTTATCAAATAGGCTGTAGGTGAAGTATGCTCCAATAGAAACAAAAGTAAATGTTAAGTATGGAGTCCAATCAGATTCCCATTGTTCGATTTCTTTATTATGAAAATAATACTTGAGTTCATACATTAACACTTCGCTATACACATTCAAAAATGGTTCAATACTGAATTTATCGCGCTGAAATACTTTGTATTTTATGTCCAGTAAAACATCAATATTTTTTCGATCTTCGGCATTTGGGCAAGGATAAAATGCGCATCTGTTATTATAACGTAATTCATTTAGTTCATAGTAATCAATCCCTAATTGCATGCTGAACTTATCCTTAAATCTAAATCCAACATTAAAGGAAGGAATAGCTGTAAGCATCCATGGATTAGTAGCTCGTGATACGTTTATATAGCCCAGATAAACATAGGGTTCAATGAAAAATGACGTCTTTCGAACTTGCGGTTTATCAGTATCAGCCTGACCAAAAACAGTAACAGACAACAGACCAAAACTGAGTATTAAAACTTTTATTCTAACTTTCATTCTTTTACTTTTTCAAACACCAGTTTTTTTGCTCTTGAACTATTTATTATAAAACCTTTGATTTTTTTCTTTTCTTCAGTAAAAGTAATGCTTTGAATTAATCCAGAATCACCTGTAAAAGTAAAATCTCCCGAATACTCTAAACGAATATTAATCAGCACATTAGGAATATGCACCTTCAGCTCCTTATTTTCATATTTAACCTTATAGCTTACATCAAGCTCTTTTGAATAATAGTTACCAACTAGTTTCTTGTAGTTAATTTTCTGCTCCTTTTGTTCTTCCGAAACTTTTAAAGCTTTGTGATATCTGCCATTTTGATGTAGTGAATGACTGTTTACTTTTCCATTTTCTAAGTGAAATATTAATTCTGCATCAAC contains:
- a CDS encoding class I SAM-dependent methyltransferase, coding for MEGEYYKTKKSVDEYIYLAKDVSGKQLIEKLKRVLPANSVILEIGSGPGTDWRILNESYNVIGSDNSTEFLNHLINENPIGEFLELDAITLKTDKTFDGIYSNKVIHHLTDNELIDSVKRQYEILNSDGIVCHSFWKGEGSEIFKGLFVNYHTEAGLTEVFKNYFEILSIEKYKEFEDDDSLLLIGKKK